The Sporosarcina sp. Marseille-Q4943 genome includes the window TTGAGAAGACCGGCGCCCCTGCCAAGCCAACTGCCATATAGACTGTCATGGAAATCGCGCCGAGACGGCTTCCAAGAATTAATCCCGCCAAGACGGCGAAAAATGTTTGCAATGTAATCGGCACGCCGCCGATGACAAGAAACGGCACAAACGATGTAATATTCGCCCCGATCATCATCAATGCCGCAAACATACCACAATAGACGAGGCTGAGCGCACTCATCCCTCTTTTCGTATTCACTGTAGCTGTTGTCATAGTCCACCTCATAATTTAAGTTATCTTCAATAGAATAAAAGTTAACTCAAATTGTGTCAACCTGATTTTTATTTCAGTTAACCAAACATCTGCGAATAAAAAAACCGATAGCATCATTCGCTATCGATTCCTGTATCAACGCTAGTTGTCTTCACTTTTCGGGAATAAAAAATGGGCGAGTATTCCGCTTAGGACGGCTGCGCCTATCGTGATCCACATTCTCGACATGCCCGGAACTTCTTGAAAGTTTTTATGGAGCATCCACCATGCAATTCCGGCAACAAGGAGTGCAATCGGGACGGAAAATTTGAAAATCCTCAACAACTTCACCTTCTACCTTTTATTCATAGGCCCATTCTATCACAATTCACCTATTGACGTATCCAATATTTAACGATATGATGTTTTAAATTATTCAAACAACTGCATAACAAATTCTTATCGAGAGAAGCTGAGGGACTGGCCCGTCGAAGCTTCAGCAACCAGCCGTTTCGGTCAGGTGCTAATTCCAGCAGGTCCGTTTCGGCCTGGCAGATGAGAAGAAGCGAGAATTCACTATCCAAAGCCTTCTTTTCAGCGAAGGCTTTTTTATTTTTCAGTCCTGTCGAAATTTTTCGCATAGAGAGATGCGTTTTTGAGTCTTTGGAGAAGGTTATGCGCAATTTCGAGCATTTATGCGCATTTGGCAGCGTTTATGCGTCTTTTGATGGTTTTATGCGTGTCTGGCGACGTTTATGCGCTTTTGGGAAGATTTATGCGTATTTGGAGCCGTTTATACGTTTTTCCGATGGCAACATGCCGGATTGGTGTACAAGGGATTAGTAGGTTAAGGGATATCGATTGAAGAGAGGATGATTTCTTATGAGATTGCTTGATCGGTTAAAAGATAATGTACTGGTGGCGGACGGGGCGATGGGGACGCTGCTGTATTCATATGGCATTGATTTTTGTTATGAAGAATTGAACGTTGAGAAGCCTGAAATTATTGAGAAGATCCACCGCGAGTATATCGATGCGGGGGCGGATATCATCCAGACGAATACATATGGTGCTAATTCTCTCAAGCTCGCCCGTTACGGTATGGAGCATCGGGTAAAGGAATTCAACGAGGCGGCGATCCGGATTGCGAAGCGTGCCGCGGCGCCTGGCAATCAATTCGTGCTTGGGACAATCGGCGGTCTGCGCGGCATCCGGAAAAGTGACGCTTCGCTAACCGAAGTGCTGACGATGGTGCGTGAACAGGCTGACGCTTTGCTTTCCGGCGATCCCGACGGACTGTTGCTAGAGACATATTACGATTTTGAAGAATTGTCGACGGTCGTTACCGAGCTGCGGAAACTAACGAATCTGCCGCTCATTGCGCAAGTCGCAATGGATGAGCCCGGTGTCTTGCAAAATGGAATGAATCTCAATGACGCGCTTCATCAGCTGGAAGCGTTAGGAGCGGATGTCGTCGGCGTCAACTGCCGGTTAGGTCCGTATCATACGATCCAAGCATTTGAAAAAGTGACGATTCCGGAGCGAGCGTTCCTTTCCGCAGCTCCGAATGCAAGCTTGCTCGATGTCGAGGATGGACGGATCGTTTATGCGTCCGAAGCCGATTATTTCGGGCGTGCAGCAACCCTACTCCACGATGAGGGCGTCCGCCTGATCGGGGGATGCTGCGGAACGACGCCAAAGCATATCGCCGCCGCGAAAAAACAGTTGGCGGGACTGCCGCCGGTCACGAAAAAAATCGTCACACCTGAAAAACCGATTATCATCCGGGAAGCGGAACCTACAAAACACGTACCGCTTCATATAAAGGCCAAAACGCAAAGGACAGTCATCGTGGAACTAGATACGCCCCGCCATTTGGAGACAGAGCAATACTTCATCGGCGCGAATGAATTGCACGCAGCCGGTGTCGACGCCGTCACATTGGCGGACAATTCCCTCGCCTCCCCTCGCATTAGCAATATGGCGATGGGGTCGATGTTGAAGCATGAACATCATATCCGGCCGCTCGTCCACTTGACGTGCCGCGACCATAACTTGATCGGGCTGCAATCCCATTTGATGGGGCTCGATGCGCTTGGAATCCATGACATCCTCGCCGTCACGGGAGATCCGACGAAAGTGGGCGATTTCCCCGGCGCGACGAGCGTCTATGACGTCTCCAGCATGGAGTTGCTGCAGCTCATCAAACAATTGAACGAAGGGATTTCCTTCACGGGCAAGCCTCTTCGAAAAAAGGCGAAATTCTCGGTCGCTGCAGCGTTCAATCCGAATGTCCGCGTTCTCGACCGTGCTGTGCAGCGGCTCGAAAAGAAAATTGAGTGCGGGGCGGATTATTTCATTACACAGCCCGTCTATACGAAGGAGAAGATCATCGACATTCACGAAGCGACGAAGCATTTGGATACGCCGATCTTCATCGGCATCATGCCGCTCACAAATATTCGGAATGCCGAATTCCTGCACCATGAAGTGCCGGGCATCAAACTGTCCGAAGAGGTGCTCGACCGGATGGCCGCATGCGGGGATGACCGTGAAAAAGCGACACAGGAAGGCATTAATATAGCGAAGGAACTGATCGACACAGCAGCGGAACTATTCAACGGCATCTATATCATTACGCCGTTTCTCCGCTATGACATGTCTTTGGAACTCATCAGCCATATAAAAGAACTTGACGGGAAGAAGGAGAGGAGTATTGTCCATGCCTAAACATCCAATCGAACAACAGCTAAAAAACAGAATCCTCATCATAGACGGAGCGATGGGCACAATGCTGCAAGCGGAAGATCTCTCGACAGACGATTTCGGCGGAGAGGAATACGATGGCTGTAACGAATATTTGAATATCCTTCGCCCCGATATCCTCGATAAGATCCACCGGGCCTATTTGGAGGCGGGAGCGGATATCATTTGCACGAACACATTCGGAGGCACCCCCCTCGTACTGGACGAATTCAGCCTCGGCCACCGGGCTTCTGAAATTAATAAAAAGGCTGTGGAAATCGCGATAAAATGTGCAGCCGACTACTCGACACCGGAGTGGCCGCGTTACGTCGCCGGCGCAATCGGTCCGACAACGAAGACGCTTTCCGTCACAGGAGGAATTACATTCGACAAGCTTTCTGACGATTTCTATGTGCAAGCAAAGGCATTGATCGAAGGCGGTGCTGATCTTTTATTGATGGAAACGAGCCAAGACATGCTCAATGTAAAAGCGGGGACAATCGGGATCAAACGGGCTTTCGACGAAACAGGTATCGAGCTCCCTGTCATGATATCGGGGACGATTGAACCGATGGGAACGACTTTGGCCGGGCAAAGCATCGAAGCGTTCTATATATCGATTGAGCATATTAAGCCGCTGTCAGTCGGATTGAACTGTGCGACAGGTCCGGAATTCATGACGGATCATCTGCGCTCACTTTCCGATCTTGCGACGAGCTATGTCACGTGCTATCCAAACGCCGGATTGCCTGACGAAGAAGGTCATTACCATGAATCGCCTGAATCCTTATCCTTGAAGCTGAAAGGATTCGCGGAAAAAGGATGGCTGAATATGGTCGGCGGCTGTTGCGGCACGACCCCTGATCATACCCGCGCGCTCCGTGAAGCGGTTGACGGTCTCACCCCGCGCCAGAAGCCTGAGAACGGGCATGACCATGCTGTTTCAGGCATCGAACCGTTATTATATGACCCATCGATGCGCCCGCTGTTAATCGGCGAACGAACGAATGTCATCGGTTCAAGGAAGTTCAAACGGTTGATTGTCGAAGAAAAATTCGAGGAGGCTTCCGAGATTGCACGTGCTCAAGTGCGCGGCGGTGCTCACGTCCTAGACATTTGCCTTGCGAATCCGGATCGTGATGAGCTTGAAGACATGAAGAACTTCATGCAGGAAGTCGTCAAAAAGGTGAAAGTGCCTCTTGTCATCGATTCGACGGATGAAAAGGTCATCGAAGAGGCGTTGAAGTTCTCCCAAGGAAAAGCGATCATCAACTCCATCAATTTGGAGGATGGCGAAGAACGATTCGACGCGGTGATGCCTCTCGTGAAGAAATTCGGCGCTGCTGTCGTCGTCGGGACGATTGATGAAATCGGAATGGCAGTGTCGCGCGAACGGAAGCTTGAGATTGCGGAACGCTCCTATGATCTCCTTGTGAACAAATGGGGAATCGCTCCTGAAGATATCATTTTCGATCCGCTCGTGTTCCCTGTCGGAACGGGTGATGCACAATACATCGGTTCGGCAGTTGAAACGATCGAAGGCATCCGGCTGATCAAGGAGAAAATGCCGCGGTCGTTGACGACGCTCGGCGTGAGTAACGTTTCCTTCGGGCTGCCCCCTGTCGGCCGTGAAGTACTGAACGCGGTGTACTTGTATCATTGCACCCAGGCGGGACTCGATTACGCGATTGTCAATACGGAGAAGTTGGAACGGTACGCTTCCATTCCGGAGAATGAAATAAAACTTGCGAATGATCTTCTGTTCACGACAACCGATCAGACGCTTGCGGATTTCACGGATTTCTACCGGGATAAGAAGAAAGAGAAGACCGAGGACGATATTCCGAAGACGGTTCCTGAACGGCTCGCGTATTACGTCGTCGAAGGGACGAAGGAAGGCCTGATCCCTGACTTGGAGGCGGCGCTCGAGATGTATGATTCGCCGCTCGAAGTCATTAACGGACCGTTGATGGAAGGGATGTCGGAGGTCGGCCGCCTGTTCAACGATAACCAACTGATCGTAGCTGAAGTATTACAAAGCGCGGAAGTGATGAAGGCTTCGGTTTCATTCCTCGAGCAGTTCATGGAGAAGAAAGAGGACGATTCCGGTAAAGGAAAAATCATTTTGGCTACGGTCAAAGGGGATGTCCATGACATCGGGAAAAACCTTGTCGACATCATCTTGAGTAATAACGGGTACCGCGTCATCGATATTGGCATTAAAGTGACGCCAGCGACCCTCATTGACGTCATCCGGAAAGAGAAGCCGGACATTATCGGGCTGTCCGGATTGCTCGTGAAGTCTGCACAGCAAATGGTGCTCACCGCCCAAGATTTCAAGGCGGCAGGCATCGACACGCCTGTCATGGTCGGCGGCGCTGCATTGACACGAAGATTCACGGAGACGAAGATCGCACCGGAATACGATGGGCCGGTCATCTATGCGAAGGATGCGATGCAAGGACTCGACCTTGCCAACCGGTTGCAGGGCGGAGACAAAGAGGCTTTGCTGAATGAACTCGTGGAAAAGCAGGAGAAGCGTATCGAATCAGAGGCGATTCGTGCGACGCGGGATACCGCGGTTGCCGTATTACCGAGGCCAGTGAAGACAGTGCGGGAAGATGCGCCGGTTTTCGTCCCATCGGACTTGCGTAGACGTGTCCTTAGAGATTACTCAGTCTCGCATTTGTACCCTTACGTCAATATGCGGACGCTGATCGGGCATCATTTGGGGTTGCGCGGCAATGTCGATAAGATGCTTTCGAATGGCGAGGAGCGTGCAGTGCAGCTTCATGAAATGGTGACGGGCTTCCTGGAATCCGGCAATCTCTCCGCTTCCGGCTTGTACCAGTTCTTCCCCGCGCAGGCGGACGGAGACGATGTGATCATATATGATCCGGAAGACGCGAAGACGGAAATCGAACGCTTCACGTTCCCCCGTCAAAGCAAGGAGCCGTTCCTCTGCCTCGCCGACTATTTGAAGACGGTGGAAAGCGGTGAGATGGACTATGTTGCGCTCATGCAAGTAACGGCGGGACACGGTGTACGGGAGTATGCGAACAGGTTGAAGGCGGAAGGGAAATTCCTCGAGAGCCATGCGTTCCAAGCGACAGCGCTTGAATTGGCGGAAGGATTCGCCGAGCGTGTCCACCAGGAAATCCGTGATCAATGGGGATTCCCGGACGCCACCGATTTCACGATGCGCGACCGGTTCGCTGCCAAATACCAAGGTCAGCGCTTCTCGTTCGGCTATCCGGCTTGTCCGAACCTTGAGGATCAGTCTAAACTCTTCGGGTTGCTGAAACCGGAAGACATCGGCGTCCATTTAACCGAGGAGTTCATGATGGAGCCGGAAGCATCGGTATCGGCCATCGTATTTGCGCATCCAGACGCGCGGTATTTTAATGTGGATTGACTTGTTGGTCGCCTCCTATGTGGGGGCGGCTTTTTTTGGATGGGGTTTGGACGTGGGGAGTGGTGTTTTGGACGCGTGGGAGGTTGGTTTGGGCGCGGATGGCGGTGCTTTGGACGCGCGGAGGATTGCTTTGGACGCGGAGAGCTTTATGTGTCTGCTTCTCTCCACCGTCGCGATTCAAAAAAACAAAAAAGCTGTCCCGCTGTCGAAGTGCTCGACGCCGGAGACAGCTGTATTGCTGTTAGAACCCTCTTCTCCCAAAGCCGAAGAAGCCTCTGCCCCTTCTACCGAAACCAGGCCCTTGTCCAGGGTATACCGGCGCGCCCATTACGGTTTCCGTTGTCTCAGTAAAATAGTGCCGCGGCGTGATAACAGGATGCTGCCTATTGACGTTGACAATCGGATGAATATACGGTTGTTCAACTGGGAAGAATTGGTCATTGAAGCGACATTGTGTCGGGCAAACGATTGGTTGCAGTTGGCTCATTGGCATCATCCGGTTTCCTCCACAAAATCCTCCGCACTGTCCTCCACAATGTCCTCCACAGTGTCCGTGTTGCATCATCATCTTCACTCACCCCCCTCTACCTATTACATGTGAAAAAGACCGGGACATACGGGCGAGCGACCATGGACGATATGAATTTCACTAGTTATTTGTTCTGTGTGCTTGTCTTCCCCTTCTCCTCAATCTATTTCCCTTTCACTTGCTGATAAGCTTCCAATGCACGCTTCCTCGCAGCGGCGTGATCGACAATCGGTAAGGGATATGTCACACCCATTTGAATGCCCGCCTCTTCTAACACGGACGGTGGCGCTTCCCACGGCCTATGGATATACGGGGCTTGCAGACCGGAAAGTTCCGGCACCCATTTCCGTATATACTCGCCATCCGAGTCAAACTTTTCACTTTGCAAGAACGGATTGAAGACTCTAAAGTAAGGTGCACAGTCAATGCCGCATCCTGTTATCCATTGCCATCCCATTGCGTTGTTGGCGGTGTCAAAGTCGAGGAGCGTATTTTTGAACCAGTCGTAGCCCTCTCCCCACGGAATCAACAGATGTTTGACTAAAAACGAGGCGGTTACCATTCGTACACGGTTATGCATCATACCTGTTTCCCACAGTTCCCGCATACCGGCATCGACGAGCGGATAGCCCGTCTGCCCCCTTTTCCATTTCATGAGTTGCTCAGCTGTGCCTTGCCAAGGAAAGTCTGCAAATTGCTTCCGCAATGGGATCCGAATAATGTCTGGGTAATGAATCAGTTGATGGTAGGCAAAATCACGCCATATCAATTGTTTAAGAAAAGTATCAATCGATCGATGAAACTCTATTTCCGGCATCTCCTCATATACTCTTTTCGCAGAATGCCACATCGCCTTCACACTAATGTTACCTGCAGCAAGATAAGGAGAGAGCATAGAGGAAGAACCGCTCGAAATGAGGTCCCTCTCTGTTCCGTAATAAAATATTCCATCATCAGAAAACTGTTCCCATTTCTCAACCGCCGCTTCCTCCCCGGGCTCCCAGTACTCGTGGAATTTCTGATGCCACGGATGTTTATCCAACATGCGTAACTGATCCAAGGAAAGTGTTTCAATCTTTCGGTCTGTTCCTTTCATCCCTTCTGGAACAGGCAGCGGGCGGTCTACAGTCTCCTGCAAACACCTCTTCCAAAAAGAAGTGAACACTTTATAAGGTTCGCCTAGTTTATTCACAAGATCGGGATTGAATAAAAGGAGTCCGTGGAATGTTTGCACCTCCATCCCGATCGATTCGAGCTGTGCTGCAATCCTGCTTCCCTTCGTTCTCTCAGCAGGCTCATAGCGTTCATTGAAATAAACGGCATCCGCACCCGCTTCTTCCATTACTTCGACAAGCGCATCAAACTCATCTCCAGATTTAATAAAGAGCTTCAAGCCACGTGCCTGAAGCCCCTTTTCAAGAGATGCCACCGAATGGTAGAGCCACCATAAGGAGGCTTCACTCTCCGCGTATGCCTGCTTTTCTTCTTCTGACCAAATGAAGACAGGAATGACAATTCCCTCTTCGGCCGCCTCCCATAACGCAGGGTTATCATGTAACCGAAAATCTTTACGGAACCATACAATTGTCCGTTTCATCTATCTCATCCTTCTCGGCAAGCGTCAATTCTGTTCGTGCAAGACGCCGTCTGTCATATTCATATTATACACTTTGTCACATTAGCCTATGTATGGCTACCTTAAGCAAAAAGCTGTCCGGAAAATCAGTCTAAGCTACTTTCTGGACAGCTCTCATGTATGCTTTTGCCGATGAATCAGATAGTCTTTGTACTAGCTAGCACCCGGCCATCATCCGGTTCGCCGAGGACACCCTCCGTCTGAGCAACGACAACTGCGCAAGCTGCATCTCCTGTGATGTTGACGGCCGTACGCACCATGTCAAGCAGTCGGTCGACCCCTAAGACGAGTGCAATTCCTTCGACAGGTAGACCGACAGATGTCAAAACCATCGCCAGCATGATCAGCCCTGCACCCGGCACGGCGGCAGTCCCAATGCTGGCAAGGACTGCGGTAAGGACGACGGTGAGCAATTGTCCCATTGACAGTTCAATGCCATAAGCTTGGGCGATGAAAACAACTGCCGCCCCTTGCATGATTGCCGTTCCGTCCATGTTGATCGTCGCGCCTAAAGATTGTGTGAAAGAACTGATCGACTCCGGCACTTTCAGCCTCTCCTGCGCAGTCTTCATGGAAATCGGAAGCGTTGCCGCGGAGCTCGCCGTACTGAAGGCGACGACCTGCGCCGGAAAGAAGTTCTTGAAGAACCAGATCGGATTCCGTTTTCCGAGCAAGGACACCGTGCCCCCGTAGACGACGATCGAGTGGATGAGAAGAGCGCCTAGGACAACGCCCATATACATCCCCATCGCCTGCAGCGCGTCGAATCCTTGACTGCCGACTGCTGACGCAATCAAGCCGAAAGCTCCATATGGTGCAAACTTCATGACGAAGGTGATGAGATACATAATTAGTTCATTCGCCTGCTCCAGCAATTCGGTGACTCGCTCCACCCGCTTGCCGAGCATTGCGATCCCGAATCCAACTAAAGCTGCAAAGAAGATGATTTGCAGCATATTCCCTTCTGCCATTGCAGAGACCGGATTCGTCGGGATGATACCCAGCAACGTATCCATGACTGGCGGTGCTTCTGCCGCTTCATAATTCGCTCCTGACGTATCAAAGTTTCCTCCTGCACCCGGCTTCAGCATGAGTGCCAAGGAGAGGGCAATGACGATGGCGATGGCAGTTGTAGCCAAGAAATATCCTATCGTCTTCCCTCCAATCCTTCCTAGCTTCTTAGGATCACCTATGCCTACCGTTCCAAGCGCGATGGAAACAAAGACGACCGGGATGACGAGCATCTTCATAAGGTTCAGGAAGATGCTTCCTAACGGCTTGAACAGGTACTTATCCATAAATCCGAAAACTTCCGGGGCGAACAAGTTCAGAATTAGTCCGACAACGACACCGGCAATGAGGGCAATGATAATATTGCGTGCTAACTTCATGGCGATTCCTCTCCTCCTTCGGAAGCAATAAAGTGAAAATGCTCTCTTTTATGCTATCTGTCTATCTATCCCTTATTTTTAAAATTTTGAAACTTCGTTTCTTCTAGTAATAAAAAAGGGCAGTCCCCATTGATTGGAGACAGCCCTGTTACACTTTATTATTGGTAAACTCGCGGCAATTCTTTCGGATCAAATCCCGCAGCTTCTTTCACATTCTTTGTATACTGCGGATAATGGACAGGTGAACCTTCGTCAATCATCTCGAGAGATGCGATGAAATCAGGGTCCTGCCTCAGTTCCATTTCGTACGGATCAATGAATACGCGTTCCATTCAATCACTCTCCTTTACATGTTACCCAAGGCAAATGTGACAGGAAATGAAGACGACAACCGTAATAGAAAAGCTACGGCATCCTCTCCCGATATTACTATTATACCAAATTTTCTGTATTACGTAAAGAATCATAGATTGCGTTTCTTTTTGTTCAATAAGGATATAATAATACTAAGCATGTCGGAAGGAGCCACTACGATGAAACGAATTGTATTATTCGATGGAGAATGCAACTTTTGTAATTCAAGTGTGCAATTCATAATAAAACGTGATCCTGCTGCCCACTTCCTTTTTTCTTCATTGCAAAGCGAAACCGGCGAAAAGTATGTGAAGCAATACCAAATTCCGGATGATGTCGATAGCATCGTATTGATTGAAAACGGAAAGGCGTACACAAAATCTTCCGCAGCACTCCGTATCGCAAAAAAGTTGGATGGCTTATGGCATCTCTTGTTTCTATTTATACTCGTCCCACGTAAAATCCGTGACGGCTTTTACGACTATTTTGCGCGCAACCGCTATCGGTGGTTCGGCAAAAATGAAGGTGCGTGCATGCTTCCTTCTCCGGAAGAAAGAAAACGATTTATTTAACAATATTCCGGCGCTTCCTCTTTTATGAGAAGCGCCTTATTTTATTTCCGAATAACTTCTGAGGAGCGGACATACATTTGGAGAACAGCTAGGAGTTTGTCCCAAGTCGACTTATTCACCGCGTTGAAAGTTTCTCAATTGTCAGGTAAAATGTAAAAAACAGTTCTAAAGGGAGGAAATATGGGAAAAAAGTTCATATGTAATCTGTTCGCTCTGTTGGCGCTCGTACTGTATGTGGGAATGGCTCCCCTTCAAATTGTAAACGCCGACACTACTGTCGAGCATAGTGCAAACGAAGTTGCCGCACCGACGTGGGTCGCCTCCGCGAGTTATCTCGCGTTAGGGGATTCGCTCGCAGCAGGGATGGACCATCTCGGTAAAATGGGTGAAGGCTATGCCGATTACCTGGCAGGCACTCTGGAAGAAACAGGGCTATTGGATTCGTTCAATAAAACATTCGCTGTGCCTGGCTATACGACTAAGGATGTACTGAAGGACATCGAAGCAAATGTGACGCGGAAAGATGCTGACGGCAATTCCATCCAACTGCATGACGCGATTGCCAAAGCAGACTTAGTCACGATCAGTGCCGGCGCGAACGATGTGCTTGCGCATGTGAAAATTGATCCGTCGACGTTTGCTCTGACGTATGACGAGAAAGCGCTTCAAATGGAAATTAAGCAAGTGGGTCTAAACTTGATGCAGATCATTACAGCAATCCATAAGATTAATCCTGACGCGCAAGTGTATGTGATGGGCTATTACAATCCTTATCCTCACCTACCTAAGGAGATTCAACCTTTGCTCGCACAGCTGTTGGACGGTGTGAATAAAGCGATTGAGACGGCAGCGCAATTGCCGAATGTCGATTGGGTGGAGACTGCCGATATCGTTGCAAAGGATTTCAAAGTCAATTTGCCCAATCCGCAAAATATCCACTTAAGTCCTGAAGGCTATCAGATTGTGGCGGAACAGTTTTGGAATAAAGTACAAGCTGATTATCCTTGGATACCTGTCGATGCTTTTGTAGCCGATGAAGTGACAACGGATTCTGTCACGCTCGCTTGGAAGCCGGCGACGTCTAAAGGTCAGATTGCGACGTATGATATTTATCTCGGCGATGAAAAGGTCGGATCTGTTGGAGGAGATGTGTTTACATTCACGGTCGGGGATTTGGAAGAAAATCAATCGTATGCATTTTCTATCTTGGCGGTAGATGAAAACGGCATGAGCAGCGAGGATTCGCCTTCCGTCACAGTGACGACGAAAGCGGCAGCCTCATTATTCAACGATATTCAAGGTCATTGGGCCGAAGAAGCGATTGAGCAAGCCGCTTCACTCGGGATTTTCAATGGATATGCGGATGGATCGTTCAAGCCGGATAATGGATTGACCCGGGCGCAAGCGGCTTCAGTTTTCGTGCGGGCACTGAACTTGCCGGCCGCAGACATTTCGGTGCCATTCGATGATATCGGCGATTATGCCGCAGCGACGCAATCCGATATTCAAACGGCATTTGCAAACGGCCTCGTCAAAGGTGAAAACGGTCATTTCAAACCGACGCAGAATGTGAGTCGTGCACAGTTGGCGCTAATGGTATGGCGTGTAGCTATCGGTGAACTCGGCGGCGCTATGTCTGAGTCCAATTCATTCACTCCTCCGACTGATATGGGTGATTATGACGCGGAGACGGTCCATGCAATTGCAACGATGAGCGGACTCGGTGTCATTTCGTTGGAGGATGGAGCTTTCAAACCGACTGAACAAGCGACGCGCGCATTTGCTGCGAGTCTGTTGACGAAATTATTGAGTCTATCCAATCAGTAATTTGAAAAAGGTTCCGGACACCTGATCGGTTGTCCAGAACCTTTTTGTCATGCCTTGGAAGCTTGCTGAATTTGTTCATTTTCCTCCGACGTAAAAGCTCGGGACCGTGTAAGAAATCGCTTCCCTTCCACCCCCTCCAAGGA containing:
- a CDS encoding S-layer homology domain-containing protein; its protein translation is MGKKFICNLFALLALVLYVGMAPLQIVNADTTVEHSANEVAAPTWVASASYLALGDSLAAGMDHLGKMGEGYADYLAGTLEETGLLDSFNKTFAVPGYTTKDVLKDIEANVTRKDADGNSIQLHDAIAKADLVTISAGANDVLAHVKIDPSTFALTYDEKALQMEIKQVGLNLMQIITAIHKINPDAQVYVMGYYNPYPHLPKEIQPLLAQLLDGVNKAIETAAQLPNVDWVETADIVAKDFKVNLPNPQNIHLSPEGYQIVAEQFWNKVQADYPWIPVDAFVADEVTTDSVTLAWKPATSKGQIATYDIYLGDEKVGSVGGDVFTFTVGDLEENQSYAFSILAVDENGMSSEDSPSVTVTTKAAASLFNDIQGHWAEEAIEQAASLGIFNGYADGSFKPDNGLTRAQAASVFVRALNLPAADISVPFDDIGDYAAATQSDIQTAFANGLVKGENGHFKPTQNVSRAQLALMVWRVAIGELGGAMSESNSFTPPTDMGDYDAETVHAIATMSGLGVISLEDGAFKPTEQATRAFAASLLTKLLSLSNQ